The Kitasatospora cathayae genome contains the following window.
CCCGGACCGCTCTCACCAATGCTTTGACCTGCTGCGTTATCTTGCCGTGACCAATCCGCCAAGGTACCGGCGCATTGTCCGGGGCGGGCATCAAGGTACCGGCGGGGCGCGGCCGGGTGCGGATCCGGTCGCACGTACGATTCCCTGCCGTGGGCAAAGAGCAGAAGACCTTCGAGTACACCGACGAGCTGAAGCAGGCGCAGCGGGCGTTGATGGCCGTGCAGGCCGAGCGCCGCACGTTCCTGGCCACGCTGCCGTTGTGGGGCGGCGATCTGGAGGCCGCCCGGCAGGGGCTGAGTGAGGAGCAGCTGGCCGAGTCCGCCCGTCTGGAGGAAGCCGAGCGGCAGGCCTCCCATGCGGTGTGGGCCGACGAGTACTGGGCCAAGCTGTCCGGCGAGGACCGGGTCATCGCCCGCAGCCGGCTCATGCACATCGACGACGAGCCGGACACCTCGGCCGCGTAGCACGAACGCGCGCGGCCCGACGGCGGCCATGTGACGACGAGGAGCCCGACGATGAAGTCGGGCTCGGTGAGATAGATCTTGGGCCTGTGGCTACGACGTGACGTCCAGCTCGGCGTACATCCCAGCCGTGTAGTGGCCGGGGAAGTTGCAGACCAACTCGTAGCGGCCAGGCTGCAGCGTCACCGTGGTCCATCCCGTCGCGCCGGAGGTGATGCCGTCCCCGGCACCAGCGCCGCAACTGCGCGAGACCTCGCCCAGGCTGCCGGCCTCATCGACACGCCCATCGGGACCGGCAGGGCGCTCTCCTGCGCTCTGGCCCGCCTGCAAGGGCAGCACGACGACCTCGTGTGTGAGGGCTCCCCTGTTGAGCACCCGCAGCGACACCGTCCCGGCCGCGACCGTGCCCGGGTGGGCCACCAGACGCATCATGCGCATGCCCTGCCAACCGGGGCCGCCGCTCATCGGGGTGCGTCCGTCGGGGCCGCCCATCATGCCCGGCCCCATGTCGACCGCGGTCACATCGACCACCAGGCCCGGCAGGGCCGGCGCACCACACCGCGCACCCGGCGCCCGCCACGTCGCCGGTTCTGTACTGCGGAAGGCGCCGGTGGCGGCGAGCAGCACTGTCGTGGCGATGCCGAGCACGAGCGCGGCCACCGCCCCGGCCAAGGCCACCCGCATCCGGCGCCGACGGTCCGCGCTCACCGGTGCTCCCGCAGCAGTGCGAGCCGGCGTTTGTACTCGTCCTCGTCGATCTCCCCGTGGGCGAACCGCTCGGCCAGCACATCCTCGGCCCGCCGGCTGCCCCAGCCCGGCTCTCCCGGAGGTGGGGGCGGGCCGGGCTGACGGCCGTGGCGGGAGCTGGTGAGGTAGTGGACGAGCGCGATGACCCCGGCGATCAGCAACGCCCAGAACAGCACCATGAACACGCCCATGACGAGCCAGCCGCCCCAGCCCCAACCGCCGTACCACATCATGTCGATCACCATCCTCGGCCGGTGAGCACACCTCCCGACTCCAGTGTCGACGTGCTGCCGTCAGCGCGCAGAGGGGCCATACGGCCCCTTGCCCCGTCCAGCGACGGGCAGAAGCGGGCGAGGTCGGTGCTGTCGGAAACCCGTGAACAGTTCGATTTGCCTCCCCTGCCGGATGCCTCCCGAACCGGTGAACAAGTGCTGCCGTTCTCATGGACAGAGCCACGGGCGGGCGCACGGCCGCGGAGACTCCGCATCTTCCGGGCGTTTCCCACCCAGTCCCGGGGGTGTCAGAACGCGGTACGGCTCTGGCTCCTGGGGTCATCGCCGGCTCGCTGGTCGGTGTAGAGGCCGGCGCGGGCGAGCCGCCTCCAGGGCCGGGCGTAGCGCAGCGCGATGTCGATGTCCGGGTCGGTCGGGTCGAGGTCGAGGTCGGCGAGTGCGAGGGCGGGGCGGTTGTCGGCGGGGGCGCGGGTGAGCCAGCGTCCGCCGGGGGCGACGATGCCGGAGGGGGCGGTGGCGGCGTACTGGGCGGGGACGGCGTA
Protein-coding sequences here:
- a CDS encoding sulfocyanin-like copper-binding protein, coding for MRVALAGAVAALVLGIATTVLLAATGAFRSTEPATWRAPGARCGAPALPGLVVDVTAVDMGPGMMGGPDGRTPMSGGPGWQGMRMMRLVAHPGTVAAGTVSLRVLNRGALTHEVVVLPLQAGQSAGERPAGPDGRVDEAGSLGEVSRSCGAGAGDGITSGATGWTTVTLQPGRYELVCNFPGHYTAGMYAELDVTS
- a CDS encoding SHOCT domain-containing protein, whose amino-acid sequence is MVIDMMWYGGWGWGGWLVMGVFMVLFWALLIAGVIALVHYLTSSRHGRQPGPPPPPGEPGWGSRRAEDVLAERFAHGEIDEDEYKRRLALLREHR